The region CAGGCGGAATGCCAACTGCATTTATGGGAGCTATGTTAAAGCCAAGCGATGACAGCAGAAATGAGGGGTATGGTGAAATGGTATATGCACCAGATGCTTCTTTGAATGGTTATATTGGTTATTTGGAATCCATTCCAAACCAAAGACCGCAAGCGATTGCTGATGCAGTAGCAACATTAGTGGAAACTCCTTTTGGCGAAAAACCATTTAGAACCGTTGTCGATTTTTCAGGTTTGAAAGAACCGATTGAGAATTACAACAATGTATTAGAACAAACTACCAAAGGGATTTATGGTGCCAATGGAGTAGATAATTTATTAAGCCTCAATAAATAAGAAGATGAATAAAACGATATTGATTACAGGAACAAGTAGTGGAATAGGAAAAGCTACAGCCATATATTTTCAACAGAAAGGTTGGAATGTTATTGCAACTATGCGATCTCCTGAAAAGGATACGGAACTAAAAGAATTGGAAAACGTCCTCTTGGAAAAATTAGATGTTTTGGATTTAGAATCAATCAACCAAGCGATTCAAAACGGGATTGAAAAATTTGGTAAAATTGATGCACTTGTCAACAATGCTGGATATGGAGCTTATGGCCCGTTGGAATCTTTTCCAAGAGAAAACATCATCAAGCAATTCAATACAAACGTCATAGGGTTAATGGACGTAACAAAAGCCATTATTCCACATTTTAGAGCAAATAAAGATGGTGTTATTGTCAATATATCTTCAATAGGTGGTCAAATGACTTTTGCTTTAGGTTCGCTCTATCACGGAACTAAATTTGCAGTTGAAGGGATTTCCGAATCATTGCATTATGAAATGAAAGAAATTGGTGTAAAAGTCA is a window of Nonlabens sp. MB-3u-79 DNA encoding:
- a CDS encoding SDR family oxidoreductase, yielding MNKTILITGTSSGIGKATAIYFQQKGWNVIATMRSPEKDTELKELENVLLEKLDVLDLESINQAIQNGIEKFGKIDALVNNAGYGAYGPLESFPRENIIKQFNTNVIGLMDVTKAIIPHFRANKDGVIVNISSIGGQMTFALGSLYHGTKFAVEGISESLHYEMKEIGVKVKIVEPGMIATDFGGRSFDFQAGEIADYQPIIGALMKQWQNPDNSSSAASLVADVIYTAVSDDSEQLRYRAGDDANFLLDSRKKMTDNEFFSMMNNQMGK